In Rhinolophus sinicus isolate RSC01 linkage group LG18, ASM3656204v1, whole genome shotgun sequence, the sequence TACAGCGTGGGGGCTTCAGACCCAGGGTCCCAGGGAGCAGGGGATGTCTACCCCAGTTGGGCAGGACCCTGATGTGGGCTGGTCACCCCAGGACCCCCCACTCCACGTGCTTGCCCTGCCATTGCAGGCCCTTCCCCCACCATGGAGCCAGGCAGCATGGAGAACCTGTCCATCGTGTACCGGAGCCATGACTTCCTGGTGGTGAACAAGCACTGGGACGTGCGCATCGACAGCAAGACATGGAGGGAGACACTGACTCTCCAAAAGCAGCTCCGGCACCGCTTCCCTGAGCTAGCCGACCCAGACACCTACTACGGGTTCAGGTACCTGGGAGCACAGCACAGGCGGCTCCCAGCAGCCTCCATTGGAGGGAAGTGGCTGCCCCCAACCTAGCCACTGCTGACTTGCTTCTCCATGCCAGGTTCTGCCACCAGCTGGACTTCTCCACCAGTGGGGCACTTTGTGTGGCCCTGAACAGGGCAGCTGCGGGCAGCGCGTACAAGTGCTTTAAGGAGCGGCGTGTCACCAAGGCTTACCTGGCTCTGGTAAGGCCTGGCTGGTCCTGGGGCATGGGGACTCCAACGCTCAGCCCATTTCGGCAGACCTGGAGTGTCAGGTGGGTTCCCCTGTCCGGCAGGTTCGGGGTCACATCCAGGAGAGCCGGATGACCATCAGCTATGCCATCGGCAGGAACAGCACGGAGGGTCGAGCCCATACCATGTGCATCGAGGGCACCCAGGGTACGGCGGGCAGAGGGTGGGGGCCTCAGTGTGTACTTCATCCAGGGGGGACCTTGGCTGGGTGGAGCCAACCTGGGCAGCTGACTTGTGCAGGGGCGGACTGGCTGGCCTGGCCAACTGTCACAGCATGCCTTTCTCCCCACAGGCTGTGAGAACCCGAAACCAAGCTTCACGGAGCTGGTGGTTTTGGAACATGGGCTGTATGCAGGTGACCCCGTCTCCAAAGTGCTGCTGCAGCCCCTCACAGGTGCGTTGCCCAGGCCCCTCACTGCCTGCGGATGGTGTCCTGTCCCAGGTGACGTGGAAACCTAGCAGCAGCATTTCCTCTCGTAGCACACTGTAGCACCCGTGTCATGTAGGAAAGCATGAAACCAAGGCACGGAGGCGAAGTAGCCTGCCCGGAGCCACCCCAACCATCGTTGGTAAAGCTGGTCCTCTTCTGCCCACTCAGCCCGTGTTGCAGCTCTTGCCCTACATGGGGTTTCGTTGGCCTGCATGTGAGGGCGGTAGGAAGGCTGGCCTGGGGAGTGccaccctggccctgccctccccagaggTAACCCCCGAAGTCCACTCCTATTCTGAGCTCTGACATCCTCTGTAGCAAGAAACAGGGAGGGCTGCTGTCCCCAGACATTGCACGAGACTCCAAAGTGGCAGTGGGGGACAGTGCCAGGTGTGACGTGAATGGTGGGGGTGATCATGGAGGAGCGCCCCTGCCTGACTGGCCCCCGTTCCCCACACAGGCCGCACGCACCAGCTCCGTGTACACTGCAGCGCCCTTGGTCACCCCATTGTGGGGGACCTGACCTACGGGCAGGCCTCCGGCCGGGAGGACCGGCCGTTCCGCATGATGCTGCACGCTTTCTACCTGCGGGTCCCCACGCAGACTGAGTGTGTGGAGGCCCGCACGCCGGACCCCTTCGTGCCCACCCTTGACGCCTGCTGGAGCCCCCGCAGCCTGGTGCAGCCACTGGACCAGCTTGTCCAGATCCTGAGGACGGCCCCTGACCCTGAGCCTACAGAagggggccctgggccctgcagccCCTCC encodes:
- the RPUSD1 gene encoding RNA pseudouridylate synthase domain-containing protein 1, with amino-acid sequence MEPGSMENLSIVYRSHDFLVVNKHWDVRIDSKTWRETLTLQKQLRHRFPELADPDTYYGFRFCHQLDFSTSGALCVALNRAAAGSAYKCFKERRVTKAYLALVRGHIQESRMTISYAIGRNSTEGRAHTMCIEGTQGCENPKPSFTELVVLEHGLYAGDPVSKVLLQPLTGRTHQLRVHCSALGHPIVGDLTYGQASGREDRPFRMMLHAFYLRVPTQTECVEARTPDPFVPTLDACWSPRSLVQPLDQLVQILRTAPDPEPTEGGPGPCSPSVPLPGPGRPPPPPAQPPETEAQRASCLQWLSEWTLEPDN